In the Phyllopteryx taeniolatus isolate TA_2022b chromosome 1, UOR_Ptae_1.2, whole genome shotgun sequence genome, cccctattttccctcccacaggtggtgagcccatgggaagggggacccacgttaccctttcgggctgtgccatgggtacaggcccggccaccaggcgctcgcctttgagcccctcctccaggcctggctccagaggggggccccggtgactcgcgtccgggcaagggaaaacgtcttttTATGTAATGTATTATTCCCTTAATTATGAATCGTTCGTTCTCCTTCAGCCCATTTggtacacatctaattatatttgacctGCAGAAAAGTCTTGGCTTATGCGTCATTGTGTTCTCTTGAGAACCGTAGCAATCTGTCACCAAAaagtacacagcatagtttgttcagaaatcaAGTCCAGTTAAATGGAGTTTGaaacacaactttaaaacaattcaatgcaataaattcaatcaatcataatctctgttgttgttcatttacattgtataaggtgtgaatactttttttttcgttatgatttgtgaaaaaacattttattacaacTGCAATATATTttgcgactggagcaagattgtatgacttgattgGCGACTCGCTTAAACtcgcttgattttttttcccggcagtgacttgagacttgcttgtgacttgcacacATGTGACGATCACTCCCACTTCTTTCACATAGCTCCAGTCACGACAGCAGTGATGTTAATTACAGGACACACCTTCGTTTAACGTACAACGGAAAATTATTTTCAAGCTTGTCAGGTATCAGCATTGTCATGCAGGCTGAGTACCATCattgcaccttttttttaattacttgtgtCAATTACATGatggatttttctttcttcatcaGGGTATCAACACATTTACTCCACATTTGTACTTAAATGGCAGGAATATATTGCTCCAGGAACGAACTATCACAGATACTGATCCTTTTCTACAATTAAGGCTGTTTTTGtaaagtttccttttttttgttattcagtAGTTGTTAAGTAGGACGAAGGCTactgttaaagaaaaaaattattgatcAAAATGAGTAGCAATAGAACAGTAGCAAAATTATTTTCCTCCATGGAAGTTTCATGgttggatttctttttcttttttttttcttaacttaACAAGCTGCACAAAGTGGTGACtggaaaacaaattgtttttctttttccagatACAGAGAGTCGTTCTTCTGTTCCGTCTCTCTGTGATTGCGCGCTGGTGGGCGGGCCGACGCTTGCCTGTTTGCTTTTGCGGTGCTAAGTCACATGATGGCACAACATGGAAACACGAgaggggagaggaggaggaaaggacCGCTACTGACTTGGTATCGATACTGACGATATTTGGATCGATCCGCTCACTGCTAAAAATTAATAGATAAAAATGAAGGTTTGGAAACATTGGTCTCCATGTCTTTGACGTGAAATCAATTGAATATGACATCCCACACCAAAATGCTTTATTCCATAATAGACATTTGCCAGCAATTAATGATTTAAATTAAGTGATCTGGGTTGGAGAATCGAAGATTTTGTTATGAATTACAGAATACACACAGTAGTAAAGTTTGATCTTAAAGCAGTCATCAGGATACTTGAGAAGTGATAGTTCTGCTGGATTAGATGGCGGTCGGATGGCCGATCAATGGTAGCAAAGGTCAGCATCTTGGGCACAAACAAATCTGTTGTTGTCAGTGCAGAGGTCATTGTCCCAGAGACCATCTAGAAGCAAACACAAAATAGTGAAAAGACGACCATGAAAATCCTCTTCTCATCAATGTGTGTCATTTCCATCCAAACTACCAAACTCAGAGTTATAGATTTAtaaccaattccaatgaagttgcgactttgtgttaaacataaataaaaatcatgtttgacctatatttaattgaatatactacaaagacaagatatttaatgtttaaactgataaacttgattgtttttagcaaatagttattaactttgaattttatggctgcaaaacactccaaaaaagctgggacaagttcatgtttaccactgtgttacatcaccttttcttttaacaacattcaataaacgtttgggaactgaggacactaattgttgaagctttgtaggtggaattctttcccattcttgcttgatgcacagcttcagctgttcaacagtccggggtctccgttgtcgtattttacgcttcataacgcgccacacattttcaaagggagacaggtctggactacaggcaggccagtctagtacccgcactcttttacgacgaagccacgctgttgtaacacgtgcagaatctggtttggcattgtcttgctgaaataagcaggggcgtccacgaaaaagacattgcttggatggcagcatatgtttctccaaaacccgtatgtaactttcagcattaatggtgccttcacagatgtggaagttacccatgccattggcactaacatagccccataccatcacagatgctggcttttgaactttgcgtccataacagtccggatggttcttttcctctttggcccggtggACACGATttaccaaaacaatttgaaatctggactcatcggaccacagaacacttttctacttcagtccatcttaaatgagcttgggcccagagaagccgatggcatttctgggttttgtcaataaatggcttttgctttgcatagtagagtttcaagttgcacttacggatgtcgcgccaaactgtatttactgacattggttttctgaagtgttcctgagcccatgtggtgatatcctttacacattgatgtcggttttggctaagaatgtcttggaggtgaaaagagtatcagatcgagtgatgaggctgaaatttgaaattgagggtgttatgtgtaatgtgattagtggctatgccccacaggtaggatgtgacctaggggtgaaagagaaattctggaaggagctagatgatgtagttctgagcatcccagacagagagagagtcgtaattggtgcagattgtaatggacatgttggtgaaggtaataagggtgatgaagaagtgatgggtaagtacggtatccaggaaaggaacttggagggacagatggtggtagactttgcaacaagggtgcaaatggctgtagtgaacacttttttccagaagaggcacgaacatagggtgacctacaagagcggaggtagaagcacacaggtggattacatcttgtgcagacgatgtaatctgaaggaggttaccaactgtaaagtagtggtaggggagagtgtggctagacagcataggatggtggtgtgtaagatgactctggtggtggggaggaacattaggaagacaaaggcagagaagagaaccatgtggtggaagctgagacaggacgagtgttgtgcagctttttgggaagaggtgatacaggctctcggtggacgggaagagcttccagaagactggaccactgcagccaaggtgatcagagaagcaggcaggagagtacttggtgtatcttctggcaggaaaggagagaaggagacttggtggtggaacctcacagtacaggaaatcatacaaggaaaacggttagctaagaagaagtgggacactgagaggaccgaggagaggcgaaaggaatacattgagatgcgacacagggcaaaggtagaggtggcaaaggcaaaacaagaggcatatgatgacatgtatggcaggttggtcACTAAAGAAGgcgaaaaggatctatacaggctggccagacagagggatagagatgggaaggatgtgcagcaggttagggtgattaaggatagagatggaaatatgttgactggtgccagcagtgtcctaggtagatggaaagaatacttcgaggagttgatgaatgaggaaaatgatagagaagggagagtggaagaggcaagtgtggtggaccaggaagtggcaatgattagtaagggggaagttagaaaggcattaaagagaatgaaaaatggaaaggcagttggtcctgatgacattcctgtggaggtatggaagcatctaggagaggtggctgtggagtttttgaccagcttgttcaatagaattctagtgcgtgagaagatgcctgaggaatggaggaaaagtgtactggtgcccatttttaagaacaaaggtgatgtgcagagctgtggcaactatagaggaataaagttgatgagccacacaatgaagttatgggaaagagtagtggaggctagactcaggacagaagtgagtatttgcgagcaacagtatggtttcatgcctagaaagagtaccacagatgcattatttgccttgaggatgttgatggaaaagtacagagaaggtcagaaggagctacattgtgtctttgtagatctagagaaagcctatgacagagtacccagagaggaactgtggtactgcatgcggaggtctggagtggcagagaagtatgttagaataatacaggacatgtacgagggcagcagaacagcggtgaggtgtgctgtcggtgtgacagaagaatttaaggtggacgtgggactgcatcagggatcagccctgagccccttcctttttgcagtggtgatggataggctgacagatgaggttagactggaatccccgtggaccatgatgtttgcagatgacattgtgatctgcagtgaaagcagggagcagctggaggaacagttagaaagatggaggcatgcactggaaagaagaggaatgaagattagccgaagtaaaacagaatatatgtgcatgaatgagaggggtggtgggggaagaatgaggctacagggagaagagatggcaagggtagaggactttaaatacttggggtcaaccgtccagagcaatggtgagtctggtcaggaagtgaagaaacgggtccaagcaggttggaacgggtggaggaaggtgtcaggtgtgttatgtgacagaagagtctctgctaggatgaagggcaaagtttataaaacagtggtgaggccagccatgatgtatggattagagacagtggcactgaagagaaaacaggaagcagagctggaggtggcggaaatgaagatgttgaggttcgctctcggagtgaccaggttggataaaatttgaaatgagctcatcagagggacggccaaggttcgatgttttggagacaaagttagagagagcagacttcaatggtttggacacgtccagaggagagagagtgagtatattggtagaaggatgatgaggatggagctgccaggcaagagagctagaggaagaccaaagagaaggttgatggatgtcgtgagggaagacatgatggcagttggtgttcgagaggaggatgcaggagataggctctcatggaaaaggatgacgcgctgtggcgacccctaacgggacaagccgaaaggaaaagaagaagaagaagattgatgtcggtttttgatgcaatgccgcctgagggatcgaaggtcacgggcattcaatgttggtttttggccttgccgcttacatacagtgatttctccagattctctgaaccttttgatgatattatggaccgtagatgatgaaatccctaaattccttgcaattgtacattgaggaacattgtccttaaactgttcgactattttctcacgcacttgttcacaaagaggtgaacctcgccccatctttgcttgtgaatgactgagcaattcagggaagctccttttatacccaaacatgacacccacctgttcccagttagaacaataaagttgatcagtttgaacatgaaatatcttgtctttgtattgtcttcaattaaatataggttgaacagaatttgcaaatcattgtactctgtttttagttatgtttaacacaacgtcccaacttcattagcaTTTGGATTGTAGATCAAATAGGAGCCGTTTGtccttttaaaatgatgataTATTTACCACTGAATTCAAGCTCAATGCAATCTCCAGGATCATCGTCACTGTTGAAGCGCGTGAAATCAAGATCTGAGCCATCAGTCCAGAAGAAGGCACCGTCCTGGAAGTCAGAAAAACGCATTTCAAtgagtcaagtttatttgcacAGCCCTTCATCAcacaagagtctcaaagggcttgaCAGGCCCACATTTGGCAAAGATCGACCACATCCCCTTCTCTAAACCTTCCCATCGGGCAAGGAAATAGCGCAAAAGcccatttggggaaaataaaCTTTGAGAAGACACCACAGATTAGTCTAATCGAAAAGAAAATGCATGCTTGTATGTTCATACCAACATAACACATCACGCAGTATCCTCGTTGAATTTTCGACATCTTGATGATGACAACAATTAATATCTCCTCTCACCAGCTGATGCTGAAAATGTTGTTCAATCGCTTGTAACATTTAACAGGATTATTGTCACTctacggcacggtggccgaccggttagcacatctgcttcacagttctcagaaccgcggttcaaatcccggtctcaactgtgtggagtttgcatgttctccccatgcctgcgggGTTTTTCTCCGATTTGCTCAAGATTTGTCCGTGTTTCAACAACACAACATCTCAGCATTGACATCGTTgtacaaatgtgtttaaatgctTAAGTGTCAATGGTTACTGGAGATTGTTAGTTACTTATTTGAAGAATTTGTTTCACCTCTATCGCCTCGTGCAGTCCCATCCAAACATCCTCAGTAGAGTCAGAGGCTGCCCGAATCAGTTCGAGAACGACGGCATACTCCAAAGCGTTGTGGACCGAGGCCAGATTCCCACCGAGAATGTTGCAGACGCTCTACAAGAACAAACAACAACCCAATTAGAAAAATCGGAAAATATTCAATGTGGCAGACAAAAGACTAAAATACCGAAGACTTTCACTTTCTACAGATTGTGTATGTACAAACTTCATTCACATCGATCCATGATACTTAGATAATGAACAGACAAACAGATAAATCACTGGTTTCAAAGCAGGGAACTGGTTTAGCACTACAACTAAATAAATgttgtaatgtaaatgttttgtataCCTCTGCATCTGCAA is a window encoding:
- the LOC133481764 gene encoding galactose-specific lectin nattectin-like translates to MAFTLRSLFLLCGIGGLLTGAWSKPSSKVKENCCPKGWTQVDCRCFIYQDKGRQFADAESVCNILGGNLASVHNALEYAVVLELIRAASDSTEDVWMGLHEAIEDGAFFWTDGSDLDFTRFNSDDDPGDCIELEFSDGLWDNDLCTDNNRFVCAQDADLCYH